A genomic window from Algoriphagus sp. Y33 includes:
- a CDS encoding lmo0937 family membrane protein, translating into MSSLLYFIAVILLIGWLIGVFAYSVGGLIHILLVLAVIAVIFRLISGRSV; encoded by the coding sequence ATGAGTTCTTTATTGTATTTCATCGCAGTAATTCTTCTGATTGGCTGGCTAATCGGAGTATTTGCCTATAGCGTAGGAGGCTTAATCCATATATTACTTGTATTAGCAGTCATAGCGGTAATTTTCAGATTGATTTCCGGACGATCAGTCTAG
- a CDS encoding response regulator — protein sequence MSFEKPIQILVAEDDEDDKLLILKAFERTLPKEKVTCVEDGEALLRYLKRLSPYDNLEKYPKPDIILLDLNMPRKDGREALAEIKGNDDLKSIPVIIFTTSNSADDIRVTYKMGSSSFITKPGSFDELVKIAEEIENYWSKTVLLPA from the coding sequence ATGTCCTTCGAGAAACCTATCCAAATCCTAGTCGCTGAAGACGATGAGGACGACAAATTACTCATCCTGAAAGCCTTTGAACGAACGCTTCCAAAAGAGAAAGTCACCTGTGTAGAAGATGGTGAAGCTCTTCTCAGATATTTGAAACGATTATCACCCTATGATAATCTCGAAAAATATCCCAAACCCGATATCATTCTCCTGGATCTGAACATGCCGCGCAAAGATGGTAGAGAAGCGCTTGCTGAAATAAAAGGAAATGATGATCTCAAGTCCATTCCCGTGATCATCTTTACTACTTCAAATAGCGCAGATGATATCCGGGTCACTTACAAAATGGGGTCTAGTAGCTTTATCACCAAACCCGGATCATTTGACGAATTGGTCAAAATCGCTGAAGAAATTGAAAATTACTGGTCGAAAACAGTCTTGCTACCGGCTTAG
- a CDS encoding TonB-dependent receptor plug domain-containing protein — translation MKTSFTLLIFKFSLLVSVYSYAQTGKVSGMLTFEDGEPVAYASVFIQSLKKHALSDERGRYELADIPFGPHQVEVSSIEIQKHGFNISLDRPSLEIKTVLKRADLNELAEVLVVGESHKNEIETTGFAVNVIETLKASVQSLQTNDLLNRSVGVRVRQNGGLGSAVSYNLNGMSGNSVRIFIDGVPISTYGPSFSLNSIPPALIERIEVYKGVIPAHLADDALGGAINVILKKGAINNLTASISYGSFNTQQANLSGSYRNSNTGFTAKASAFYNYSDNDYEVWGKFVRNILANGRYEYVRARRFNDAYRSVGANIQVGFTDVKWTDQFYLGYNVSDDYNEIQHGTYMTIPYKGRFTESQANVLSLNYIKSDFLTKGLELTFNGMISDRKQVVNDTVRWNYNWFGEQSIGLNGGPILRPSGAQQGAPTINHINRNVATFRGGFNYAFSEKHRVVFSHMYYTIDRTQRDERRPAAEREFIGTRDLYKNVSALAYEASLFDSKFKTNLFGKYYQQKIDRMDPRLVTENGERVKIEDRVSSNRNTTGYGLATSYSLKGNVTVLLSGEKAVRMASENEIFGSPGENIIENLGIRPEISNNLNIGLRSGPYSLNADHKISLYASGFLRDTKDKIVRRINPRLNDAVQTDPFENLGKTKSIGFEGEVNYSFKNNLSILVNFSKFNSVFNMRYDNNGNEYTYYNQQLPNEPFFTINSTVQYGLKDMLQERASLNLYYSFGFVDRFYTTWLEIEDFRTPRQFIQDIGMNYVFPSEKLVLSADVRNIFDKQAYDNFAVQKPGRGFYLKINYTINKF, via the coding sequence ATGAAAACAAGTTTTACCTTATTGATTTTTAAGTTCAGTTTACTGGTTTCTGTTTATAGTTATGCCCAAACCGGAAAGGTATCAGGGATGCTGACTTTTGAGGATGGTGAACCGGTAGCTTATGCCTCTGTATTCATCCAATCACTCAAAAAGCATGCGCTATCTGATGAAAGAGGCAGATATGAACTTGCTGATATTCCTTTTGGTCCACATCAGGTGGAAGTGAGCAGCATTGAGATTCAGAAGCATGGTTTTAATATTAGCTTAGACAGACCTAGCTTAGAAATTAAGACTGTTTTAAAACGTGCCGATCTCAATGAGTTGGCTGAAGTACTGGTAGTAGGAGAATCTCATAAAAATGAGATAGAAACCACCGGTTTTGCCGTTAACGTCATAGAAACCTTAAAAGCATCTGTACAATCTTTGCAAACCAATGATCTGCTCAATAGGTCAGTAGGGGTAAGAGTTCGTCAGAATGGAGGTTTGGGGTCTGCTGTCTCTTATAATCTCAACGGGATGTCGGGAAATTCTGTCCGTATTTTCATCGATGGGGTTCCCATCTCTACTTACGGCCCTTCTTTTAGTCTGAACAGTATTCCACCAGCCCTGATAGAACGTATAGAAGTCTATAAAGGCGTAATTCCCGCACATTTGGCAGACGATGCGCTTGGAGGGGCTATCAATGTTATCCTGAAAAAAGGAGCGATAAACAACCTGACAGCTTCTATTTCATACGGTTCTTTTAATACGCAGCAGGCAAATTTGAGTGGTTCCTACCGAAACTCCAACACCGGGTTTACTGCAAAAGCTTCTGCTTTCTACAATTACTCCGACAACGACTATGAAGTATGGGGCAAGTTTGTAAGAAATATTCTTGCCAATGGAAGATATGAATATGTAAGAGCAAGGCGCTTCAATGATGCTTACCGATCTGTGGGAGCAAATATCCAAGTCGGATTTACCGATGTGAAATGGACGGATCAGTTTTATCTAGGGTATAACGTGTCTGATGATTACAACGAGATCCAGCACGGTACCTACATGACCATTCCTTACAAAGGCCGATTTACCGAGTCACAGGCAAATGTACTTAGCCTGAATTATATCAAAAGTGATTTTCTCACCAAAGGATTGGAATTGACTTTTAATGGGATGATCAGCGACCGTAAGCAAGTAGTGAACGATACTGTGAGATGGAATTACAATTGGTTTGGGGAGCAAAGCATCGGACTGAATGGTGGCCCTATACTAAGACCCTCAGGTGCGCAGCAGGGAGCTCCTACGATTAATCATATCAATAGAAATGTAGCCACATTCAGAGGCGGTTTTAATTATGCTTTTTCCGAAAAACACCGCGTGGTCTTTAGTCACATGTATTATACAATCGACAGGACGCAGCGTGATGAAAGGAGACCTGCAGCGGAGCGAGAATTTATTGGCACAAGAGATTTATACAAAAACGTTTCTGCGTTGGCCTATGAAGCTTCTCTTTTCGACTCAAAGTTCAAAACCAATCTATTTGGTAAATACTACCAACAGAAAATTGACCGAATGGATCCACGGCTGGTCACAGAAAATGGCGAAAGAGTAAAGATTGAAGACAGGGTCTCAAGTAACCGAAACACTACTGGATATGGTCTGGCAACTTCTTATTCCCTAAAAGGCAATGTAACAGTTTTACTCTCTGGGGAGAAAGCCGTAAGAATGGCTTCGGAAAATGAAATTTTCGGCAGCCCGGGAGAAAATATCATTGAAAACTTGGGAATCAGGCCTGAAATCAGCAACAATCTTAATATAGGATTGAGAAGCGGCCCTTATAGTCTTAACGCTGACCATAAAATTTCTCTTTATGCCTCAGGATTTTTGAGAGATACAAAAGATAAAATTGTAAGGAGAATCAATCCCAGATTGAACGATGCTGTACAGACAGATCCATTTGAAAATTTGGGAAAAACTAAATCCATCGGATTTGAAGGGGAGGTTAACTATTCCTTTAAAAATAATTTAAGTATTCTCGTCAATTTCTCCAAGTTCAATTCGGTGTTCAATATGAGATACGACAATAATGGAAATGAATACACTTACTATAATCAGCAATTGCCAAATGAACCTTTTTTCACTATCAATTCCACAGTACAGTATGGACTTAAGGATATGCTGCAAGAACGAGCTAGCCTAAACCTATATTACAGTTTTGGCTTTGTTGATAGGTTCTACACAACTTGGTTGGAAATTGAAGACTTCAGAACTCCTCGCCAATTTATTCAGGATATCGGAATGAATTACGTTTTTCCAAGTGAAAAATTGGTACTAAGTGCTGACGTGCGAAATATTTTCGACAAGCAGGCGTATGACAATTTTGCCGTACAAAAACCCGGAAGAGGGTTTTACCTGAAAATCAATTACACCATTAATAAATTTTAA
- a CDS encoding hybrid sensor histidine kinase/response regulator: MNSTEIIKILYVDDDPDDFFLVSTLLKKIPDTIYELESATTLKEAIPKLDQSFDVFLVDYRLGKDTGLELIREIKSLRKHAPVIMLTGMNTGNIDREALTLGASDYLVKGEFDAHTLDRTLRYAIRDAQLMESLASAAVKFRSIFELASDPFLLMDDEGEIIEANPAFLKKFGSKAYDPHSEESFYFKNLLTEESSRQELDDLFFKNQELYDMEAVMTIDHNHTINCLISIVKQDVSIFQVLIKDLSAIKAKEEEELNLKKFSSTGRIARLLAHEVKNPLTTILLSADQLHMELPESVLTESGDLIDVIRRNCDRINHLVTQLLDSTRFTELDAKSLSINTLLDEALEHVQDRIEFKGISILKQYQTDICDIQVDGEKVKIALINLIVNAIEAMDERTGKLLLKTSVKNKQCRIEIRDNGEGIPKENLERLFEPFFTSKATGSGLGLTNTQNIILSHGGSIRVKSEVGKGTTFLISFNLSNE; encoded by the coding sequence ATGAATAGTACAGAAATAATAAAAATACTCTACGTAGATGATGATCCCGATGATTTTTTTCTGGTATCTACTTTACTAAAAAAAATTCCTGATACTATCTATGAATTAGAATCAGCAACTACCCTTAAGGAAGCCATACCGAAGTTAGATCAAAGCTTCGATGTATTTCTGGTAGACTACAGGCTGGGGAAAGACACTGGTTTAGAGCTGATTCGAGAAATAAAATCGCTGAGAAAGCATGCACCTGTAATCATGCTTACAGGCATGAACACGGGAAATATTGACCGTGAAGCGCTCACCCTGGGGGCATCTGACTATTTAGTAAAAGGGGAATTTGATGCGCATACGCTGGATAGAACACTAAGGTATGCTATTCGTGATGCTCAGCTAATGGAATCGCTGGCAAGCGCCGCAGTGAAATTCAGATCAATTTTCGAATTGGCAAGTGACCCCTTCCTTTTGATGGATGATGAAGGTGAAATCATAGAAGCCAACCCTGCCTTTCTGAAGAAATTTGGAAGCAAAGCTTACGATCCCCATTCCGAAGAAAGCTTCTACTTCAAAAATCTACTTACCGAAGAATCTTCGCGGCAGGAATTGGATGATTTGTTTTTCAAAAATCAGGAACTTTACGACATGGAGGCAGTTATGACTATTGACCATAACCATACCATCAACTGCCTTATAAGTATAGTAAAGCAAGATGTAAGCATCTTTCAGGTATTGATCAAGGATCTAAGTGCGATCAAAGCGAAGGAAGAAGAAGAACTCAATCTGAAGAAATTCTCCTCCACAGGTAGAATTGCAAGGCTTTTGGCGCATGAGGTAAAAAACCCTCTTACCACAATTTTACTTTCTGCGGATCAATTGCACATGGAACTTCCTGAGTCAGTTCTTACAGAAAGCGGTGATTTGATCGATGTGATCAGGAGGAATTGCGACAGGATTAACCATCTAGTCACTCAGTTGCTGGATAGTACCAGGTTTACAGAACTGGATGCTAAGTCTCTTTCCATAAACACGCTTTTAGACGAGGCATTGGAACATGTACAGGACAGGATAGAATTCAAAGGCATCTCCATACTCAAACAATATCAAACAGATATTTGTGATATACAGGTAGATGGAGAAAAAGTAAAGATAGCCTTGATCAATCTGATCGTAAATGCCATAGAGGCTATGGACGAAAGGACAGGGAAATTGCTATTGAAAACTTCTGTGAAGAACAAGCAGTGCAGAATTGAAATTCGGGACAACGGGGAAGGCATTCCTAAGGAGAATTTAGAACGCTTGTTTGAGCCATTCTTCACCAGCAAAGCAACCGGATCAGGATTGGGACTTACCAATACGCAGAATATTATTTTAAGTCACGGTGGTTCTATACGGGTGAAGAGTGAAGTAGGCAAAGGCACTACCTTTCTGATTTCTTTTAATCTTTCGAACGAATAG
- a CDS encoding TM2 domain-containing protein: MANVLRHLPELEGMELGYIQGLMKNMDEDQASLFAQVYRARRKDSQMILILTLLGFFGFAGLHRFILGQIGLGILYILTIGLCFIGTIVDLVNYKSLAYEYNIKVAHETMNMLNASYPGDVTSTTT; encoded by the coding sequence ATGGCTAATGTATTAAGACATCTTCCCGAGTTGGAAGGAATGGAACTGGGCTACATCCAGGGTTTGATGAAAAATATGGATGAGGACCAAGCTTCTCTTTTCGCACAGGTTTACCGGGCTAGAAGAAAGGATTCCCAGATGATTTTGATCCTTACTTTGCTCGGTTTCTTTGGATTTGCAGGACTTCACCGCTTTATTCTGGGACAGATAGGACTGGGTATTCTGTATATTTTGACTATTGGACTTTGCTTTATCGGTACCATAGTTGACTTGGTCAATTACAAGAGTTTGGCTTATGAATACAATATCAAAGTAGCTCACGAAACCATGAATATGCTAAATGCAAGCTATCCGGGTGATGTGACAAGTACGACTACCTGA
- a CDS encoding sigma-54 dependent transcriptional regulator yields the protein MAKILVIDDNIDICQLLERFLTKKGYDVQTTISGKNGLDMVKKTFFDLIFCDFKLRDMEGRDVLMKVREISPGTQVAIITGYADVKIAVEVIKNGAFDYVTKPLIPDEIINLIERALAASKVSKSNTQTFTKATELKKESESKTHKSDSKFLKGTGAESKKLYKEVALVAPTSLSVVIYGESGAGKENIARTIHDQSERAGKPFIAVDCGALTKELAGSELWGHEKGSFTGALTEKPGQFELADGGTIFLDEIANLSYETQVGLLRLVQERKLRRIGGTKDKSIDVRILVASNEDLRKAVSEGKFREDLYFRFNEFSITVPPLRNRKADIEAFAYHFLELSNEELNKKVFGFDEQVMDVLKEYPWPGNLREMLNVIRRATLLTDGGKMSVSALPPEIVYSQKFNFSDLDSDRTENKAHKMPLNLKDAAAEAEAEVLKKVLEEVKYNRTQAAKQLGIDRKTLFNKMKQYDL from the coding sequence ATGGCTAAGATTCTCGTAATTGATGATAATATTGACATATGTCAACTTCTAGAGCGGTTTCTCACGAAGAAAGGCTATGATGTCCAAACTACGATTTCAGGAAAGAATGGTCTGGATATGGTTAAGAAAACTTTTTTTGACCTGATTTTTTGTGATTTCAAATTGCGCGATATGGAAGGTAGGGATGTGCTGATGAAGGTCAGAGAGATTTCTCCCGGTACGCAAGTGGCTATAATTACCGGGTATGCCGATGTGAAAATTGCGGTAGAAGTGATCAAGAATGGTGCATTTGACTATGTAACCAAACCCTTGATCCCTGATGAAATTATAAACCTAATCGAACGTGCTCTAGCTGCTTCTAAAGTAAGTAAGTCGAACACCCAGACCTTTACTAAAGCTACCGAGCTGAAGAAAGAATCTGAGTCAAAAACTCATAAATCTGATTCGAAGTTTTTGAAAGGTACTGGAGCGGAATCCAAAAAATTATATAAAGAGGTTGCTTTGGTTGCACCTACCAGTCTTAGCGTGGTCATTTATGGAGAAAGTGGAGCAGGTAAGGAGAATATAGCACGTACTATTCATGATCAAAGCGAGCGGGCAGGTAAGCCTTTTATCGCTGTAGACTGTGGAGCACTCACCAAAGAGCTAGCGGGCAGCGAACTGTGGGGACATGAAAAAGGATCATTCACGGGAGCATTGACTGAAAAGCCCGGACAATTTGAATTGGCTGACGGAGGGACGATTTTTTTGGATGAAATAGCAAACCTTTCATATGAGACACAAGTGGGCTTACTTCGGTTAGTCCAAGAGAGAAAGTTAAGAAGAATAGGGGGAACGAAAGATAAATCTATTGACGTACGTATTTTGGTGGCTTCCAATGAAGACTTGAGAAAGGCTGTCTCAGAAGGTAAGTTTAGAGAGGATTTATACTTTAGATTTAATGAATTTAGTATTACGGTGCCACCTTTGCGAAATAGGAAGGCAGATATTGAGGCTTTTGCTTACCATTTTTTGGAGCTTTCCAATGAAGAACTGAATAAGAAAGTCTTTGGCTTCGATGAGCAAGTGATGGATGTATTAAAAGAATACCCATGGCCGGGTAATTTACGGGAAATGCTTAATGTAATCCGTAGGGCTACACTTTTGACGGATGGTGGCAAAATGTCTGTTTCGGCCCTTCCTCCGGAGATTGTTTATTCTCAGAAGTTCAATTTCTCAGATTTGGATTCGGATAGAACTGAAAATAAAGCCCATAAAATGCCATTGAATCTCAAGGATGCTGCTGCTGAAGCGGAAGCGGAGGTGCTGAAAAAGGTGTTGGAGGAAGTGAAATACAACAGGACTCAAGCGGCTAAGCAATTGGGCATAGACCGTAAAACACTCTTCAATAAAATGAAGCAGTACGATTTGTAG
- a CDS encoding CHASE3 domain-containing protein gives MKKEQNPSIRQVKIYSIVTLILIIIGSGVSYWTAGRIDFYTKAVMHTSEVLQRTDQLYSSILERETNIRGYVLTGNKDFLTHYNQSNINAELLLTQLQGLTLNNATQQNNIEELRGLINARVRTFEATIGYMNENGSLDGFLDSTKANNALQGYKMIKSTVLRINEVENKLFRESNQVLINNINALPFIVGLISVFSITIGLVTFFSIYQYNKAQLLANKEITLFQEKLRDQIKLLDDSNKELEQFAYVASHDLQEPLRKITAFSDLLNEQYSDKLQGDGDLYLNRITAASVRMRLLITDLLEYSRAGRVDPEQVKSVNLSQVISEMLEDFEITIQDKAANITVGKLPKVKGSDTEYRQVFQNLISNSLKFAKTGINPEITITSEKASQALVSKYPTLNKNGNYYRIKLVDNGIGFEKEHADRIFSIFQRLHGKKEYEGTGIGLSITRKIIEKYGGIIYAESSLGKGSTFNIILPSTET, from the coding sequence ATGAAAAAAGAACAAAATCCTTCAATCCGCCAGGTCAAAATCTATTCGATTGTGACGCTTATTCTAATTATTATAGGCAGCGGGGTTTCTTACTGGACAGCAGGGCGGATCGATTTCTACACAAAAGCTGTGATGCACACTTCTGAGGTGCTACAGCGTACGGACCAACTGTACTCAAGTATTTTAGAAAGGGAAACCAATATTAGAGGGTATGTATTGACCGGTAACAAGGATTTCTTGACTCACTATAATCAATCAAACATCAATGCAGAATTGCTCCTCACACAGCTGCAGGGATTGACTTTGAATAATGCTACCCAGCAAAACAACATTGAAGAACTTCGAGGACTTATCAATGCCAGAGTCAGGACTTTTGAAGCTACCATAGGGTATATGAATGAAAATGGAAGTCTGGACGGTTTCTTAGACTCTACCAAGGCCAATAATGCACTGCAAGGTTATAAAATGATCAAAAGTACTGTTTTACGGATTAATGAAGTGGAAAACAAACTTTTCCGGGAAAGCAATCAAGTCTTGATAAACAACATCAACGCCTTGCCATTTATCGTAGGTCTGATATCGGTTTTCTCCATAACCATCGGTTTAGTCACCTTCTTCTCTATCTACCAATATAATAAAGCACAGTTGCTGGCGAATAAGGAGATTACATTATTTCAGGAAAAACTCCGGGATCAGATTAAGCTTTTGGACGATTCCAATAAGGAATTAGAGCAATTTGCCTATGTTGCTTCCCACGATTTGCAGGAACCTTTAAGAAAAATCACTGCATTTTCCGATCTGCTAAATGAACAATACAGTGACAAATTGCAAGGTGATGGGGATTTATACCTAAACAGGATCACCGCAGCCTCAGTTAGAATGAGATTATTGATTACAGATCTCCTGGAATACAGTAGAGCTGGACGCGTTGACCCTGAACAAGTAAAATCAGTGAATCTTTCCCAAGTAATCTCAGAGATGCTTGAAGACTTTGAAATAACCATACAAGACAAAGCGGCCAATATCACTGTGGGGAAATTGCCGAAAGTCAAAGGTTCCGATACTGAATACAGACAGGTCTTTCAAAATTTAATTTCAAATTCGTTGAAATTCGCGAAAACAGGGATAAATCCTGAAATCACAATAACCTCCGAAAAGGCCAGTCAGGCACTGGTCAGTAAATACCCAACACTGAACAAGAACGGAAACTACTATCGGATAAAACTAGTTGACAACGGAATAGGATTCGAGAAAGAACATGCAGATCGAATTTTTTCGATCTTCCAAAGGTTACATGGGAAGAAAGAATATGAAGGCACAGGAATAGGTCTTTCAATTACCAGAAAAATTATAGAAAAATACGGTGGAATTATATATGCGGAGAGTAGTCTGGGAAAAGGATCTACTTTCAACATTATTTTACCATCTACTGAAACGTAA
- a CDS encoding SMP-30/gluconolactonase/LRE family protein → MNPIKSTLFMAALLLGAQSFSQEIEDKKGIVAKNAELVKVQDGFAFTEGPAVNRFGDVFFTDQPNNRIHKWNALSNEVSIFTEDAGRSNGMYFLLDGTLVACADNENELWAFDTDGNSDVWITAFKGKKLNGPNDLWVRPRGGIYFTDPLYPRPYWEGRSEESEQQGQDVYFLSADKTELFKVADDLVKPNGIVGSPDSKLLFVSDIGAQKTYKYEIRDDGYLINKTLFCEMGSDGMTIDERGNVYLTGDGVTVFDRKGEQIAHIPVPAKWTANVVFGSLDRKTLFITASDAVYTLQMKTRGVW, encoded by the coding sequence ATGAACCCTATTAAATCAACCCTTTTTATGGCTGCGCTTCTTCTCGGAGCCCAGTCTTTTTCCCAAGAAATTGAAGACAAAAAAGGTATCGTTGCCAAAAATGCAGAACTGGTCAAAGTCCAGGATGGCTTTGCGTTTACTGAGGGCCCTGCCGTCAATCGTTTTGGCGATGTTTTTTTTACCGATCAGCCTAACAACCGAATCCATAAGTGGAATGCATTGTCCAATGAAGTAAGCATTTTCACAGAAGACGCAGGAAGATCCAACGGCATGTACTTTCTACTTGACGGTACTTTGGTAGCTTGTGCGGATAATGAAAATGAACTTTGGGCTTTTGATACCGATGGTAATTCTGACGTATGGATTACGGCTTTCAAAGGCAAAAAACTGAATGGTCCAAATGACCTTTGGGTACGTCCAAGAGGAGGTATCTACTTTACAGATCCCCTTTATCCCAGACCTTATTGGGAAGGACGAAGTGAAGAGTCTGAGCAACAAGGACAGGATGTCTACTTCTTGTCAGCAGACAAGACAGAGCTCTTTAAAGTTGCTGACGATCTTGTAAAACCGAACGGAATAGTGGGTTCGCCAGACAGCAAGTTGCTTTTTGTATCTGATATAGGTGCGCAGAAAACCTACAAATACGAAATACGGGATGATGGCTACCTAATTAACAAAACGCTTTTCTGTGAAATGGGATCCGATGGAATGACGATAGATGAGCGTGGAAATGTGTATCTTACGGGGGATGGAGTAACAGTGTTTGACCGGAAAGGAGAGCAAATTGCCCATATCCCTGTTCCTGCCAAATGGACTGCAAATGTGGTCTTTGGATCACTGGACAGAAAGACACTGTTTATCACGGCCTCTGATGCAGTATATACTCTACAGATGAAAACCAGAGGAGTTTGGTAA
- a CDS encoding YdeI/OmpD-associated family protein → MIEFQANLDAFEFNHWQYHIPVSDDISSQMMDEKHRRVLVWIKDEGPFHMALMKAKDYWYVLVNQELRNRFNLNEEASFSVKIARDHSEYGHEMPEELQVLLDQEKEGAHYFKSLTPGKQRMMVYTVTKVKNPESRMKKALAIIHHLKLTKGKLDYKQLNELIKHYNKL, encoded by the coding sequence ATGATAGAATTTCAGGCAAATTTGGATGCATTTGAATTTAATCATTGGCAATATCACATTCCGGTATCCGATGATATTTCCAGCCAAATGATGGATGAAAAACACCGCAGGGTTTTGGTCTGGATAAAAGATGAAGGACCATTTCACATGGCACTCATGAAAGCCAAAGACTACTGGTATGTCTTGGTCAACCAAGAACTTCGGAACAGATTCAACCTCAATGAAGAAGCTTCCTTTTCAGTCAAAATAGCAAGGGATCACAGTGAGTATGGCCATGAAATGCCCGAGGAACTCCAAGTACTCTTGGATCAGGAAAAGGAAGGAGCTCACTATTTCAAAAGTCTTACGCCAGGAAAACAGCGGATGATGGTCTATACAGTCACCAAAGTCAAAAATCCGGAAAGCCGAATGAAAAAAGCATTGGCTATTATTCACCATCTAAAATTGACCAAAGGAAAATTAGATTACAAACAACTCAATGAGCTGATTAAGCATTATAATAAGTTATAG
- a CDS encoding DUF2752 domain-containing protein, giving the protein MKVITHWISNLPLELIFWIGSLVAIFFLDPHGDSHLSLCPLSQIGIDWCPGCGLGRSMSLLARGEFQASWDMHPLAVLAYTVIISRIWQLIRNLKTTHNYG; this is encoded by the coding sequence ATGAAGGTAATCACCCATTGGATATCAAACTTGCCGCTGGAGCTGATCTTTTGGATCGGAAGCTTGGTAGCAATCTTTTTCCTTGACCCTCATGGTGACAGTCACTTAAGTCTCTGTCCACTGAGCCAAATAGGAATTGATTGGTGTCCCGGTTGTGGACTGGGAAGGTCAATGAGTCTACTCGCGAGAGGGGAATTTCAGGCATCCTGGGATATGCATCCGCTGGCTGTGCTTGCGTATACGGTGATTATTTCTAGAATCTGGCAACTTATTAGAAACTTAAAAACAACACACAATTATGGCTAA
- a CDS encoding response regulator — MKNKLILVIDDEPEIRTLLTRFLARKGFSVEAAGTLEEGRRLFDQLNPELIFLDVNLPDGSGLDELRYINSGKFQYKVIMMSAFDHSEVKLEAIQYGALDFLSKPFNIARLDQVVQSQLYNTNNNTKENHG; from the coding sequence ATGAAGAATAAACTAATTCTAGTAATAGACGATGAACCGGAAATCAGGACGCTTTTAACCCGATTTTTGGCTAGAAAAGGATTTTCTGTAGAGGCTGCAGGCACACTTGAAGAAGGAAGAAGATTGTTTGATCAATTAAACCCCGAATTGATCTTTTTGGACGTAAATCTTCCGGATGGAAGTGGTCTAGATGAGCTCAGATATATCAATTCCGGCAAATTCCAATACAAAGTAATCATGATGAGTGCTTTTGATCACAGTGAAGTAAAACTGGAAGCAATCCAATATGGAGCATTAGACTTCCTTAGCAAACCATTCAATATAGCGCGTCTGGATCAGGTTGTTCAGAGCCAATTATACAATACAAATAATAACACCAAGGAAAACCATGGCTAA